A window of Komagataella phaffii GS115 chromosome 1, complete sequence contains these coding sequences:
- a CDS encoding Rab GTPase-activating protein, with product MQLLSTSHTRWEELTKSELEDAQFHVQENPHIKEKKSIERCLLTDNVDGLRQNAINNPSGLLVSSLRATAWPLLLNVQHELSQDASSLKPHLEEGQVRLDVDRSYLPSDKHHLLQNVIVKLLRNHPYLHYYQGFHDVVSVLLVTLDYDETLTYDIAETLCLHHLRDFMLADMTGTTDLLPLVVDLVKVADKRFGDLLELIPPFYSLASIITMFSHDLDVQDVVVLWDFAFAMGNVTQALIYLYAVLILINKQQIIDQVVEMSGCQIDTSVTSAPTLSRQFVLENTDAFHFTLSNLTKCFGTNGSSNQDLLTRWKNETQYLISVVKLSDLPTSKDIFSGSAIKQPSSSNIDYTVRLHTKYLVARKRNLSVVKNCKKLLHRNSNNLKLLLKVSVTVGILSLVLGRCLEHNQYVGLPFHHRTWRDMCNTIWRF from the coding sequence ATGCAACTATTATCCACATCTCACACGAGATGGGAggaattgacaaaatctGAACTGGAAGATGCCCAATTCCATGTTCAGGAAAATCCCCACataaaagagaagaaatcGATTGAAAGATGTCTCCTCACCGATAATGTGGATGGGTTGCGACAAAATGCCATAAATAACCCATCTGGGCTGCTGGTCAGTTCATTGAGAGCCACAGCTTGGCCATTACTACTGAATGTTCAACATGAATTGTCGCAGGACGCAAGTTCTCTAAAACCACATCTGGAAGAGGGCCAAGTGAGATTGGATGTTGATCGGAGCTACCTTCCGTCAGATAAGCACCATCTGCTGCAAAATGTCATTGTCAAGCTTCTTAGAAATCATCCATATTTACATTACTATCAAGGATTCCATGATGTGGTATCAGTATTGCTTGTCACCCTTGACTATGATGAAACACTTACATACGACATTGCAGAGACATTATGTTTGCATCACCTCAGGGACTTCATGCTTGCAGATATGACGGGAACTACAGATCTCTTACCCCTGGTAGTTGATCTTGTAAAAGTCGCTGATAAACGATTTGGAGACCTTTTGGAGCTAATCCCTCCATTTTATTCCCTTGCTTCAATCATTACCATGTTTAGCCATGATCTAGACGTTCAAGACGTTGTGGTACTATGGGATTTTGCATTTGCTATGGGAAATGTAACCCAGGCATTAATCTACTTATATGCTGTGTTGATACTTATCAATAAACAGCAAATTATAGATCAGGTAGTGGAAATGTCAGGATGTCAAATTGATACAAGCGTAACGTCTGCGCCAACATTAAGTCGCCAGTTTGTTTTGGAGAATACAGATGCATTCCACTTCACACTTTCTAACCTGACCAAGTGTTTTGGAACCAATGGCAGCTCCAACCAAGATCTTCTCACTCGCTGGAAGAACGAAACTCAGTATCTCATTAGCGTGGTCAAGTTATCAGATTTACCAACCTCCAAGGACATTTTCTCAGGTTCTGCTATCAAGCAACCTTCTTCTAGTAACATTGATTATACCGTACGCCTGCATACCAAGTATCTGGTAGCGAGAAAGAGAAACCTATCAGTTGTCAAGAATTGTaagaagcttcttcatAGGAACAGCAACAACCTCAAGCTGTTGCTCAAAGTATCGGTGACGGTTGGTATTTTATCCCTTGTACTTGGTCGCTGTCTGGAACATAACCAATATGTGGGTCTTCCCTTTCATCATCGCACATGGCGTGATATGTGTAATAcaatttggagattttAA
- a CDS encoding Subunit of the SAGA transcriptional regulatory complex but not present in SAGA-like complex SLIK/SAL, which produces MTLSQGTTDNDTSSQEAPKESSPMDVDSSVKVSKEPSQEPSNEAFKNNGPTPSADSLASIRRSLRKSAFEAVNFDIAPYAAIPYSCAIHSIALTSGPRWLFTGGDDGFVRKFDFLASIEGKLPLTVAQKHSLVDSVTHAGVLNSYWENEQPVLQDELDLLPNTEVKRKEDNLGSYEPKINPVYSLAVQKDGLWLLSGLESGGISLQSAKYQEGSIVHYFPHGTKHNHKERHTTTVSCLTLNSSETGFLSGSWDNKVLQWDLNTGSCVTEYSPTTSQISTLHYRPITGCEINVDTPIEDNDDVDSLFGDSDDENVKTDFQNDLKDRDYQIVKSDHVFMTSSMDGSLNIWDARASASNVLRISVPPTTPPWAMSAVWSVSGDSIFVGRRNATVEEIDLKMPSKRSSNTNPVTNPIRTLRFPSVSGPVSCVRTLFNGRHVLCGSHDNIRLYDIRLHQEEAQASKKSRSKTPFLIIAGHHGGVISDMYIDPTFRFMISASGNRGWQGTSTETVMIYEISIK; this is translated from the coding sequence ATGACACTCTCCCAGGGGACTACAGACAATGACACTTCATCACAAGAGGCTCCCAAAGAGTCTTCTCCAATGGATGTTGACTCCTCTGTGAAGGTATCAAAAGAGCCTTCTCAAGAGCCCTCCAATGAAGCGTTCAAGAATAATGGTCCTACCCCATCAGCCGATTCGTTGGCTTCGATAAGAAGGTCTCTTCGTAAAAGTGCATTCGAAGCTGTGAATTTTGATATAGCGCCATATGCCGCAATTCCTTATTCATGTGCAATCCACTCGATAGCTCTCACAAGCGGACCTCGTTGGCTATTCACTGGAGGTGATGATGGATTCGTTCgaaaatttgattttttaGCTTCCATTGAGGGAAAATTGCCGTTGACTGTAGCACAGAAGCATAGTTTGGTGGATTCAGTGACACATGCAGGAGTTTTGAATTCTTACTGGGAAAATGAACAACCTGTATTACAAGACGAACTGGATTTACTACCCAATACAGAGGTtaaaagaaaggaagaCAACTTAGGTAGTTATGAACCAAAAATAAATCCCGTTTACTCATTGGCAGTACAAAAAGACGGTTTGTGGCTTCTGAGCGGTCTTGAATCCGGTGGAATCTCTCTACAATCTGCCAaatatcaagaaggatCAATTGTACATTATTTTCCACATGGAACAAAACACAATCATAAAGAAAGGCATACGACAACCGTTAGTTGCTTGACTCTAAATAGTTCAGAAACTGGTTTTTTAAGTGGTTCTTGGGATAATAAAGTACTTCAATGGGATTTAAATACTGGATCTTGTGTCACAGAGTACTCGCCAACCACTAGCcaaatttcaactttacATTACAGACCGATCACCGGGTGTGAAATTAATGTGGACACACCCATAGAAGATAATGATGATGTCGACTCTCTGTTCGGGGACAGTGACGATGAAAACGTGAAGACTGATTTTCAGAACGATTTAAAAGACAGGGATTACCAAATTGTCAAATCCGACCACGTTTTTATGACTAGTTCAATGGACGGATCACTCAACATCTGGGATGCTCGTGCATCTGCTTCCAATGTACTTCGAATCTCTGTCCCTCCTACTACTCCCCCATGGGCTATGTCTGCTGTATGGTCTGTATCAGGAGATTCTATTTTTGTAGGAAGGAGGAACGCTACTGTGGAGGAAATTGATCTAAAGATGCCTTCTAAACGAAGCTCTAACACAAATCCTGTGACAAACCCTATTAGAACACTCAGATTCCCATCAGTATCAGGACCAGTTAGTTGTGTCCGCACTCTTTTTAACGGCCGACATGTTTTATGTGGCTCTCATGATAACATTAGATTATACGATATACGATTGCATCAAGAGGAAGCTCAAGCTTCTAAGAAATCAAGATCGAAAACTCCATTCTTAATCATTGCAGGTCACCACGGTGGTGTTATCAGTGACATGTATATTGACCCGACATTCAGATTCATGATCAGTGCCAGCGGTAATAGAGGTTGGCAGGGAACTAGCACAGAAACAGTGATGATCTACGAAATCAGTATCAAATGA
- a CDS encoding uncharacterized protein (Part of the evolutionarily-conserved CCR4-NOT transcriptional regulatory complex), which yields MSNPQSPFSLDIKNLSYAFPNKKVGLSHINLQIPHQSKVLLVGPNGAGKSTLLKVLSGQKLVKEGSVLVNGHDPFELGATSIPGVVTYLGTEWANNEIVKRDVPVTVLVASVGGDDYAERRDHLVDILDIDVKWRMNQCSDGERRRVQLCMGLLKPWDLLLLDEVTIDLDVLVRSRLLEFLTQETETRKATVVYATHIFDGLANWPTRVVHLRGGQLVDHFEMSQIQFTEPTESFKTDPTVAGNQVRIPRTNSLHPLALHWLTKDLKDRGERSEDKTRPRWNDQSQHDENVYYRDSESITSYFKTTRTVR from the coding sequence ATGTCAAATCCCCAATCACCGTTCTCATTGGATATCAAGAACCTCAGCTATGCATTCCCTAATAAGAAAGTTGGTCTCAGCCATATTAACCTTCAGATACCTCACCAGTCCAAAGTACTGTTGGTGGGACCCAATGGTGCTGGAAAGAGCACTCTTTTAAAGGTGTTATCAGGTCAGAAATTGGTAAAGGAGGGTTCCGTTCTGGTCAATGGGCATGATCCATTTGAACTTGGCGCAACCAGTATTCCTGGAGTCGTTACGTACTTAGGTACAGAATGGGCTAATAATGAAATAGTCAAGAGAGACGTTCCAGTTACTGTCCTAGTTGCTAGCGTTGGTGGAGATGACTATGCGGAGAGAAGGGACCATCTGGTCGACATTTTAGATATTGATGTGAAATGGCGTATGAATCAATGCAGTGATGGAGAACGTCGCCGGGTTCAGCTGTGCATGGGGTTACTCAAACCTTGGGACCTGCTGCTGTTGGACGAAGTAACCATTGATTTGGATGTGCTGGTGCGAAGTCGTTTATTGGAGTTCTTGACTCAGGAGACAGAAACAAGAAAGGCTACGGTTGTTTATGCCACTCACATATTTGACGGATTGGCCAATTGGCCCACTAGGGTGGTGCATTTGCGAGGAGGTCAATTGGTGGACCACTTTGAAATGTCACAAATCCAGTTCACCGAGCCTACAGAGTCATTCAAAACGGATCCAACGGTTGCAGGCAATCAAGTACGAATTCCAAGAACAAACAGCCTACACCCATTGGCATTACATTGGCTAACTAAGGATCTCAAGGATCGTGGGGAACGTTCCGAAGATAAGACAAGACCGAGGTGGAATGACCAGTCCCAGCATGACGAAAACGTATACTACCGTGACTCCGAAAGTATAACATCTTACTTCAAGACGACAAGAACCGTACGGTAA